A single genomic interval of Suncus etruscus isolate mSunEtr1 chromosome 12, mSunEtr1.pri.cur, whole genome shotgun sequence harbors:
- the LOC126024011 gene encoding cytochrome c-like yields MCAQCYTIEKGGKHKTGPNLHGLFGPKKGQAPGFSYTDVNKNKGITWGEDTLMVYLEKPKKYIPGTKMIFADIKKTERAELIAIN; encoded by the coding sequence ATGTGTGCTCAGTGCTATACCATTGAGAAAGGAGGCAAGCACAAAACTGGGCCGAATCTCCATGGTCTGTTTGGGCCGAAGAAGGGTCAGGCTCCTGGTTTCTCTTATACTGATGTTAACAAGAACAAAGGCATCACCTGGGGAGAGGACACGCTGATGGTGTATTTGGAGAAACCCAAAAAGTACATCCCTGGAACAAAAATGATCTTCGCTGACATTAAGAAGACTGAGAGGGCAGAGTTGATAGCTATTAATTAA